Proteins from a single region of Haloterrigena alkaliphila:
- a CDS encoding branched-chain amino acid ABC transporter permease, whose product MVATDLVVQSLLNGLLLGGIYAVAALGLSLVFGIMDIVNLAHGHMLMVGAYVAITLFTAFGLTPIVGMVVAFVVLFVLGMALQRVVLKRVVGEGMEQPIIVLFGLALMLQSIGRIVVGSDAQATDIGIPGNPVSIGEITLSFPRLVTFVLSLALILGTWAFLKYTTTGLAIRATAQNNAAAQYMGIDTANIYVLTLGIGTGLAGAAGALLSMLFPITPFVGWSYLLKAFAVVVLGGVGSVPGTLIGGLILGVSENVGVLYLGGGFRDIISFTIFVLVLLVRPHGLFGNSGGGE is encoded by the coding sequence ATGGTAGCTACCGACCTAGTCGTTCAGTCGCTGCTCAACGGCCTTCTCCTCGGGGGGATCTACGCCGTCGCCGCGCTCGGCCTCTCGCTCGTGTTCGGGATCATGGACATCGTGAATCTCGCCCACGGCCACATGTTGATGGTCGGCGCGTACGTCGCGATCACCCTGTTCACCGCGTTCGGACTCACGCCGATCGTCGGCATGGTCGTCGCGTTCGTCGTGCTCTTCGTGCTCGGGATGGCGCTCCAGCGCGTCGTTCTCAAGCGCGTCGTCGGAGAGGGGATGGAACAACCCATCATCGTCCTGTTCGGGCTCGCGCTGATGCTCCAGAGCATCGGCCGGATCGTCGTCGGAAGCGACGCGCAGGCCACCGATATCGGGATTCCCGGGAATCCGGTTTCCATCGGAGAGATAACGCTCTCGTTCCCCCGGCTCGTGACGTTCGTCCTCTCCCTCGCGCTCATCCTCGGCACGTGGGCGTTCCTGAAGTACACGACGACCGGGCTCGCCATCCGCGCGACCGCACAGAACAACGCCGCCGCGCAGTACATGGGTATCGACACGGCCAACATCTACGTGCTCACGCTCGGCATCGGGACGGGGCTCGCAGGCGCGGCCGGCGCGCTGCTCTCGATGCTGTTCCCGATCACGCCGTTCGTCGGCTGGTCGTACCTCCTGAAGGCGTTCGCCGTGGTCGTCCTCGGCGGCGTCGGGAGCGTCCCCGGCACGCTCATCGGCGGCCTCATCCTCGGGGTCTCCGAGAACGTCGGCGTTCTCTACCTCGGGGGCGGGTTCCGAGACATCATCAGCTTCACCATCTTCGTGTTGGTGTTGCTCGTGCGGCCACACGGCCTGTTCGGCAACTCCGGGGGTGGTGAGTGA
- a CDS encoding branched-chain amino acid ABC transporter permease — protein sequence MVSLTGPFEGLFGDRRRVGLFVVAVLALAVVPYTTTRFVTNIFFNGLVFVLLGVSWNLIAGYTGQISLGHHAFFGLGAFVSAWLTTPMRAGLPESIQSPVLVAVAAAAIVAGLLALVLGPILFRLTGHYFAIGTLAVAAIIQLVLLDQRQFSGGATGYYVSNELEPDVVFLLMLVATVACILVTYAIVNSRAGLGMRAIHDDEDAASSLGINPLRYKMFAFIVASMMAGIAGGFYAQFWLYVNPDSTLAVSWMVDTLVVVVLGGMGSMAGPLLGGALFVALDEGLRQIAGEFAPVIEGALIITFIIYAPGGLYKLLADRFGDAESPAVDEDATTDQSGAE from the coding sequence ATGGTGTCGCTCACGGGACCCTTCGAGGGGCTGTTCGGTGATCGGCGCCGCGTCGGGCTGTTCGTCGTCGCGGTGCTCGCGCTCGCGGTCGTTCCCTACACGACGACGAGGTTCGTCACGAACATCTTCTTCAACGGGCTCGTCTTCGTCTTGCTCGGCGTTTCGTGGAACCTCATCGCAGGGTACACGGGTCAGATCTCGCTCGGTCACCACGCCTTCTTCGGGCTCGGCGCGTTCGTCTCCGCGTGGCTCACGACGCCGATGCGGGCCGGCTTACCGGAGTCCATCCAATCGCCCGTACTGGTCGCAGTCGCGGCCGCTGCGATCGTCGCGGGACTGCTCGCGCTCGTGCTCGGTCCGATCCTGTTCCGGCTGACCGGCCACTACTTCGCGATCGGCACGCTTGCAGTGGCTGCGATCATCCAGCTCGTCTTGCTCGACCAGCGGCAGTTCTCCGGGGGTGCGACCGGCTACTACGTCAGCAACGAGCTCGAGCCGGACGTGGTATTCCTGCTGATGCTGGTCGCGACCGTCGCGTGTATCCTCGTCACGTACGCCATCGTGAACAGCCGCGCCGGGCTCGGAATGCGGGCCATCCACGACGACGAGGACGCCGCCAGCAGCCTCGGCATCAACCCGCTGCGGTACAAGATGTTCGCGTTCATCGTCGCCTCGATGATGGCCGGCATCGCGGGCGGGTTCTACGCCCAGTTCTGGCTGTACGTCAACCCCGACTCGACGCTCGCCGTCTCGTGGATGGTCGATACGCTCGTCGTCGTCGTCCTCGGCGGGATGGGGTCGATGGCCGGGCCGCTGCTCGGGGGCGCCCTGTTCGTGGCGCTCGACGAGGGCCTGCGCCAGATCGCCGGCGAGTTCGCACCCGTCATCGAGGGAGCGCTCATCATCACGTTCATCATCTACGCGCCGGGCGGCCTCTACAAACTCCTCGCGGACCGCTTCGGCGACGCCGAATCGCCGGCCGTCGATGAGGACGCCACTACCGACCAGTCAGGTGCGGAGTAA